One Pseudonocardia sp. HH130630-07 genomic window carries:
- a CDS encoding GmrSD restriction endonuclease domain-containing protein encodes MTDVELDRDDCTVLSGTLDDPYTGDTIAFTRGRDTSDDVQIDHVVALADAWRAGADRLTDDERLVLANDEHNLVAVDGPTNNRKADRTAERWLPPAAAPTRPPRSRSRPTTSSRSPAPSTTLSPPR; translated from the coding sequence CTGACCGACGTCGAACTCGACCGCGACGACTGCACCGTCCTGTCCGGCACCCTCGACGACCCCTACACCGGCGACACGATCGCGTTCACCCGCGGCCGCGACACCAGCGACGACGTCCAGATCGACCACGTCGTCGCGCTCGCCGACGCCTGGCGCGCCGGCGCCGACCGGCTCACCGACGACGAACGCCTGGTCCTCGCCAACGACGAGCACAACCTGGTCGCCGTCGACGGCCCCACCAACAACCGCAAGGCGGACCGCACCGCCGAGCGGTGGCTCCCACCGGCCGCTGCACCTACGCGACCACCCAGATCGAGATCAAGACCGACTACCAGCTCTCGGTCACCCGCCCCGAGCACGACGCTCTCGCCGCCGCGCTGA
- a CDS encoding tyrosine-type recombinase/integrase — protein sequence MSVGKAADTRPDPELGPVAGATTEPDTQPDTQPDTAVLPSGVAAAAARAASLAALAARADAHATAARAPRTRHAYAGDRAHFARWCAAAGLEALPAAVDTVRLYLADLEATRTPAGQAVYSPATMGRRLAAIAAAHHDAGHPSPTRDPAVGAVLTGIKRARAHTTHQMRPLLLDDLRTVLADMEFGTWPGGLIAARDAAALLIGLTGALRRSELAALTAADVTFHPVDGLHVHITRSKTDQTGRGATVVLPYGTRAGTCPPCAVLRWMQLLAAGPHGRPALMRTVLATPAWPDLAHLFDHPDPTAAADTAAPIESVTADDPGQRPLSLRAPVPALVGDAPLLRAIRRGGTLTDTSMTGDALHAMVRRRAEAAGLPGPTGFHSLRAGFVTTARRNGADHRSVRRQTRHSSDAMVETYDRDHAPLLGNAVTRLGL from the coding sequence ATGAGCGTGGGGAAGGCCGCCGACACCCGCCCGGACCCTGAACTGGGCCCTGTAGCGGGCGCCACGACCGAGCCCGACACCCAGCCCGACACCCAGCCCGACACCGCGGTGCTGCCCAGTGGGGTCGCGGCCGCCGCGGCCCGGGCCGCCTCCCTCGCGGCGCTGGCCGCCCGCGCCGACGCCCACGCCACCGCCGCGCGGGCACCGCGCACCCGGCACGCCTACGCCGGGGACCGGGCGCACTTCGCCCGCTGGTGCGCCGCAGCGGGTCTGGAAGCCCTGCCGGCGGCGGTGGACACCGTGCGGCTCTACCTGGCCGACCTCGAAGCCACCCGCACCCCCGCCGGACAGGCGGTGTACTCCCCGGCCACGATGGGCCGGCGCCTGGCCGCGATCGCCGCCGCCCACCACGACGCCGGCCACCCGTCCCCGACCCGCGACCCAGCGGTCGGTGCCGTGCTGACCGGCATCAAACGAGCCCGCGCCCACACCACCCACCAGATGCGCCCACTCCTCCTGGACGACCTGCGCACCGTGCTCGCAGACATGGAGTTCGGGACCTGGCCCGGTGGGCTGATCGCCGCCCGCGACGCCGCCGCACTGCTGATCGGCCTCACCGGCGCGCTACGTCGCAGCGAGCTCGCCGCCCTCACCGCCGCCGACGTGACCTTCCACCCGGTCGACGGGCTGCACGTGCACATCACCCGGTCCAAGACCGACCAGACCGGTCGCGGAGCCACCGTGGTGCTGCCCTACGGGACCCGGGCCGGGACCTGCCCGCCCTGCGCGGTACTGCGCTGGATGCAGCTACTCGCCGCCGGCCCGCACGGGCGCCCAGCCCTGATGCGCACCGTCCTGGCCACCCCAGCCTGGCCCGACCTGGCGCACCTGTTCGACCACCCCGACCCCACCGCCGCTGCCGACACGGCTGCACCGATCGAAAGCGTCACCGCGGATGATCCCGGCCAGAGACCCCTGTCGTTGCGCGCACCGGTGCCCGCGCTGGTCGGCGACGCGCCGCTGCTGCGGGCGATCCGCCGCGGCGGCACCCTCACCGACACCTCGATGACCGGAGATGCCCTGCACGCCATGGTCCGTCGCCGCGCCGAGGCCGCGGGCCTGCCAGGCCCGACGGGGTTCCACTCGCTGCGCGCCGGGTTCGTCACCACCGCCCGCCGCAACGGCGCCGACCACCGCTCCGTGCGCCGCCAGACACGTCACAGCAGCGACGCCATGGTCGAGACCTACGATCGCGACCACGCCCCACTCCTCGGGAACGCCGTCACCCGGCTGGGGTTGTGA
- a CDS encoding HD domain-containing protein: MEARGIAQFAYEVGQLKQLRRAGWLLAGVHNPETVAEHSFRVGVLAYVIAVLEGANADRAATLGLFHDLPETRIGDVPNVGRPYITTAAPHDVAADQVAELPEILGRHIVELIDEHEAAKTPAATPEAKCSRDADKLDCLLQAREYQAQGNQQVQRFVDSMVTAVHTETGKRLAAAALETEPSAWWAEFAAAFTSRVAAPTS; this comes from the coding sequence GTGGAAGCACGAGGGATCGCCCAGTTCGCGTACGAGGTCGGTCAGCTCAAGCAGCTCAGACGAGCCGGCTGGCTGCTCGCTGGGGTGCACAACCCGGAGACCGTCGCCGAGCACAGCTTCCGAGTCGGGGTTCTCGCCTACGTGATCGCAGTCCTCGAGGGAGCCAACGCAGATCGCGCGGCCACCCTGGGGCTGTTCCACGACCTCCCCGAGACCCGAATCGGGGACGTACCGAATGTCGGCCGCCCGTACATCACGACAGCGGCCCCGCACGACGTCGCTGCCGACCAGGTTGCTGAGCTGCCTGAGATCCTGGGGCGCCACATCGTCGAGCTGATCGACGAGCACGAGGCCGCCAAGACTCCGGCGGCCACACCAGAGGCGAAGTGCTCCCGCGACGCGGACAAGCTCGACTGCCTACTCCAAGCTCGGGAGTACCAGGCCCAGGGCAATCAGCAGGTCCAGCGGTTTGTCGACAGCATGGTGACCGCCGTGCACACCGAGACCGGGAAGCGCCTCGCCGCAGCGGCGCTGGAGACAGAGCCCAGTGCGTGGTGGGCGGAGTTCGCCGCGGCCTTCACCAGCAGGGTCGCTGCACCAACCTCGTGA
- a CDS encoding nucleoside hydrolase, translating into MTSRPEGDLSIDQVRAHRKTMIDVGRRLPGSPLAETAAQLRAAGLAEPLTRAPIIVDTDLGGDADDALALVAAARHQPDLALVLTADETGPEQGYGQRARFARHLLDTVGRRDVAVAAGATAGRTDYFCVADLIPASVPAVHGGRDAVLAAVAEVAGQSEGPIRWVGMAPLSNLAEVCDHLPEIAARLQVTQMGGAIDYRRPERAEHNIRLDVDAARRVLTAVGDGRLAKPRFVISDVTFTDQIAVHAAHPLHQRLAAASEPWARLLADHLDRWYAAHHASTLQHDALTLSAALGLPFVRAATTRIAMDESGRWTRDEDGTALRLSRSADYPAFMTWLAEALDPTVEPAAAPATAAASSGVRRPA; encoded by the coding sequence ATGACCAGCCGCCCGGAGGGCGACCTGTCGATCGACCAGGTACGCGCGCACCGCAAGACCATGATCGACGTAGGGCGGAGATTGCCCGGGAGTCCGCTGGCCGAGACCGCGGCCCAGCTACGCGCGGCCGGGCTAGCCGAGCCGCTCACCAGGGCCCCGATCATCGTCGACACCGATCTGGGCGGGGACGCCGACGACGCCCTGGCGCTGGTCGCGGCCGCCCGGCACCAGCCCGACCTGGCGTTGGTGCTGACCGCGGACGAGACCGGGCCCGAGCAGGGCTACGGACAGCGGGCGCGGTTCGCCCGCCACCTGCTCGACACCGTCGGCCGCCGCGATGTCGCGGTCGCCGCCGGCGCGACCGCGGGGCGCACTGACTACTTCTGCGTCGCCGACCTCATCCCCGCCTCCGTCCCGGCGGTGCACGGCGGCCGTGACGCGGTCCTGGCCGCCGTGGCCGAGGTCGCTGGGCAGTCGGAGGGGCCGATCCGCTGGGTCGGGATGGCGCCCCTGTCGAACCTGGCCGAGGTGTGTGACCACCTGCCTGAGATCGCCGCCCGGCTGCAGGTGACCCAGATGGGCGGCGCGATCGACTACCGGCGCCCTGAGCGCGCCGAGCACAACATCCGGCTCGACGTCGACGCCGCACGCCGCGTCCTGACCGCCGTGGGCGACGGGCGCCTGGCGAAGCCGCGGTTCGTCATCTCCGATGTCACCTTCACCGACCAGATAGCTGTCCACGCCGCGCACCCGCTGCACCAGCGCCTGGCCGCGGCCAGCGAGCCGTGGGCCCGGCTGCTGGCCGATCACCTCGATCGCTGGTATGCCGCGCACCACGCCTCGACGCTGCAGCACGACGCGCTGACCCTGTCGGCCGCGCTGGGGCTGCCGTTCGTGCGCGCGGCCACGACCCGCATCGCGATGGACGAGAGCGGCCGCTGGACCCGGGACGAGGACGGGACCGCGCTGAGGCTGAGCCGCAGCGCCGACTACCCGGCGTTCATGACCTGGCTGGCCGAGGCCCTCGACCCGACCGTGGAGCCCGCGGCCGCGCCGGCCACCGCCGCAGCTTCGTCCGGCGTGCGGCGGCCGGCCTGA
- a CDS encoding ribbon-helix-helix protein, CopG family, with protein MTTNDDRHSHIDAEVAAVRADYAEEEAEAAETEIAERTAALDVPLNLRIDRDLDAQLRQRAAAAQIPTSALVRRLLRAAVHEHAAPVLTVEQVEAIARRVLADTANS; from the coding sequence ATGACCACCAACGACGATCGCCACTCCCACATCGACGCAGAGGTGGCCGCTGTCCGCGCCGACTACGCCGAAGAGGAAGCCGAGGCCGCGGAGACCGAGATCGCCGAGCGCACCGCAGCCCTGGACGTGCCTCTGAACCTGCGCATCGACCGCGACCTCGACGCGCAACTCAGGCAACGGGCCGCCGCCGCGCAGATCCCCACCTCGGCGCTGGTGCGACGCCTGCTGCGCGCCGCCGTGCACGAGCACGCCGCCCCGGTGCTCACCGTGGAACAGGTCGAAGCCATCGCCCGCCGAGTACTCGCCGACACCGCCAACAGCTGA
- a CDS encoding RRQRL motif-containing zinc-binding protein, with protein sequence MSAVAATGGLMTDRWGWQPTAWIQDGLPTWRWRAAPAGLITRRQMRAAGLAPCGAAPVAQVVCRRGRRWALLWDPADLGPKRVPTSAQLAALDRALAARRRCPLCRRDAGYCIPRSLGVCLDCHAAPPVALPTAA encoded by the coding sequence GTGAGCGCCGTCGCCGCTACCGGCGGGCTGATGACCGACCGGTGGGGATGGCAGCCCACCGCCTGGATCCAGGACGGCCTGCCGACCTGGCGGTGGCGCGCCGCCCCCGCCGGGCTGATCACCCGCCGGCAGATGCGCGCCGCCGGCCTCGCCCCCTGCGGAGCCGCACCGGTCGCCCAGGTCGTGTGCCGGCGCGGCCGCCGCTGGGCGCTGCTGTGGGACCCCGCCGACCTCGGCCCCAAGCGGGTCCCGACCTCCGCCCAGCTCGCCGCGCTCGACCGGGCGCTGGCCGCACGCCGGCGGTGCCCGCTCTGCCGCCGCGACGCCGGCTACTGCATCCCCCGCTCACTCGGCGTCTGCCTCGACTGCCACGCCGCGCCTCCGGTCGCACTGCCGACCGCCGCCTGA
- a CDS encoding WhiB family transcriptional regulator, which translates to MEHGTTNAGEYFWARGPVPHLSDPARHCVDVDTELFFPVSETGPALRAAQAVCAGCPLAEQCRQWATDAGEWGIWAGSTTDERRADRRRAREAAAAEASPAEVAA; encoded by the coding sequence ATGGAGCACGGTACGACCAACGCCGGCGAGTACTTCTGGGCCCGCGGCCCGGTCCCGCACCTCAGCGACCCGGCGCGGCACTGCGTCGACGTCGACACCGAGCTGTTCTTCCCGGTCAGCGAGACCGGGCCGGCGTTGCGGGCGGCGCAGGCTGTGTGCGCGGGCTGCCCGCTGGCCGAGCAGTGCCGGCAGTGGGCGACCGACGCCGGCGAGTGGGGCATCTGGGCCGGGTCCACGACCGACGAGCGTCGCGCCGACCGGCGCCGTGCTCGCGAGGCCGCGGCCGCCGAGGCCTCGCCGGCGGAGGTGGCGGCGTGA
- a CDS encoding transposase produces MPEVRKRYDREFRDGAVRVVEETGKPIAQVARDLGVNEGTLGNWVARAREAREDTEGLSRGGVEELKRLRAENAELRMERDVLKRSVVLWVKEATK; encoded by the coding sequence ATGCCAGAGGTACGGAAGCGCTACGACCGGGAGTTCCGTGACGGAGCGGTCCGGGTCGTGGAGGAGACGGGCAAGCCGATCGCCCAGGTCGCCCGTGACCTGGGGGTCAACGAGGGCACGCTGGGCAACTGGGTGGCCCGTGCACGAGAGGCCCGCGAGGACACCGAGGGCCTGTCTCGCGGCGGCGTCGAGGAGCTCAAGCGGCTGCGCGCGGAGAACGCCGAGCTGCGGATGGAGCGTGATGTCCTCAAGCGATCCGTGGTCCTGTGGGTCAAGGAGGCGACGAAGTGA
- a CDS encoding response regulator transcription factor, translating to MSPALQIIVADDQAVVREGLTALLDLADDITVTGSAAHGGEVLELLEHVPCDVVLMDLRMPVLDGVAATARITANHPEVAVLVLTTYADGDSVTGALAAGARGYLTKDTGRAEIAAAIRSAASGQSTFDAAVSCRLLSALAAAPPTRAADPARDGLTTREQEVLGHIGDGLSNAEIAARLVVSPATVKTHINNAFAKIGATSRTEASRYAFRAGLATP from the coding sequence ATGAGCCCCGCCCTCCAGATCATCGTGGCCGACGACCAAGCGGTCGTCCGCGAAGGCCTGACAGCCCTGCTGGACCTGGCCGACGACATCACCGTGACCGGCTCGGCGGCACACGGTGGCGAGGTCCTCGAACTCCTCGAACACGTCCCGTGCGACGTCGTCCTCATGGATCTGCGCATGCCCGTGCTCGACGGGGTCGCAGCCACCGCGCGCATCACCGCCAACCACCCCGAGGTGGCGGTGCTGGTACTCACCACCTACGCCGACGGCGACTCGGTGACGGGCGCACTCGCCGCCGGGGCCCGCGGCTACCTGACCAAGGACACCGGCCGTGCCGAGATCGCCGCAGCCATCCGCTCCGCCGCCTCCGGACAGTCCACATTCGACGCCGCGGTATCCTGCCGCCTGCTCTCGGCACTCGCCGCCGCCCCTCCGACCCGCGCCGCCGACCCCGCCAGGGACGGACTGACCACCCGCGAGCAGGAAGTACTCGGCCACATCGGCGACGGCCTGTCCAACGCCGAGATCGCCGCACGCCTCGTCGTCTCACCGGCCACCGTCAAGACACACATCAACAACGCGTTCGCGAAGATCGGTGCGACCAGCCGGACCGAGGCCTCCCGATACGCGTTCCGGGCGGGCCTCGCCACGCCCTGA
- a CDS encoding sensor histidine kinase, whose product MPTTTPPPRRVWSRLLAGDPEYGWFGKLLGTVVVLATLVTSETPPGAEWAWLPLGLATACWLFFVLADARVRGWPAAALVTGAGAAALTGFATTGFSPIDASGLALALACLAMAAVHPDIRPPAAVTITVAVAAMLIAGTLLPSPGSPDDGLERAALIAVVATIALLSGLLRRAHQQRAAETAVLLEQTRAAQDERTRAAALEERTRIARDLHDVLAHSLGALGIQLEVAEALLAEHDDPDAALERVSRARSLAAEGLTEARAAVAALRRDARPLPDALAELAVEHARDRLGDHPEIEVVGTPRPLSTAAEVALVDTVREALVNAARHAPNATTGVVLTFRPDEIRVTVHNGGPVAAPTTRGTPGHGLTGMRERLALVGGRLTAGPDGSGWTVLAEVPDA is encoded by the coding sequence GTGCCGACGACGACCCCGCCTCCACGCCGGGTGTGGTCCCGACTCCTCGCGGGAGATCCTGAGTACGGGTGGTTCGGGAAGCTGCTCGGCACGGTCGTCGTGCTGGCCACGCTCGTCACCTCCGAGACGCCACCGGGAGCGGAGTGGGCCTGGCTGCCGCTTGGCCTGGCGACGGCGTGCTGGCTGTTCTTCGTACTGGCCGACGCGCGGGTCCGCGGCTGGCCCGCCGCCGCACTGGTCACCGGCGCGGGCGCTGCGGCCCTCACCGGGTTCGCCACCACCGGGTTCTCCCCGATCGACGCCTCCGGTCTCGCCCTCGCCCTGGCATGCCTCGCCATGGCGGCCGTACACCCCGACATCCGGCCACCGGCCGCGGTCACGATCACCGTCGCGGTCGCCGCCATGTTGATCGCAGGAACACTCCTCCCCTCGCCCGGGTCGCCGGACGACGGGCTGGAACGGGCCGCGCTGATCGCGGTCGTCGCCACGATCGCGCTGCTGTCGGGGCTCCTGCGCCGCGCCCATCAGCAGCGAGCGGCCGAGACCGCGGTACTGCTCGAACAGACCCGCGCCGCCCAGGACGAACGGACGCGCGCAGCGGCACTGGAGGAGCGCACCCGCATCGCCCGTGACCTGCACGACGTCCTTGCACACAGCCTGGGTGCCCTCGGCATCCAGCTCGAGGTCGCCGAGGCGCTACTGGCCGAACACGACGACCCCGACGCGGCGCTGGAACGGGTGTCCCGCGCCCGCAGCCTGGCCGCCGAGGGCCTCACCGAGGCACGGGCCGCCGTCGCCGCCCTCCGCCGCGACGCCCGCCCACTGCCCGACGCTCTCGCCGAACTCGCCGTCGAGCACGCCAGGGACCGGCTCGGCGACCACCCCGAGATCGAGGTCGTCGGCACACCCCGTCCGCTCAGCACGGCGGCAGAGGTGGCCCTGGTCGACACCGTGCGGGAAGCACTCGTCAACGCCGCCCGGCACGCCCCGAACGCCACGACGGGGGTGGTCCTGACGTTCCGCCCCGACGAGATCCGTGTGACCGTCCACAACGGTGGCCCGGTCGCGGCGCCGACCACCCGCGGGACACCCGGACACGGCCTGACCGGAATGCGTGAGCGGCTCGCGCTGGTCGGCGGACGCCTCACCGCCGGCCCCGACGGATCGGGCTGGACCGTCCTCGCGGAGGTACCCGACGCATGA
- a CDS encoding transposase, translating into MAEGRDPEPSAGIIDSQSVKGSDTVGTQSRGYDAGKKVNGRKRFIVTDTLGLLLTVMVCSAGRQDRDGAKTALLGAYLATAVRFIFADAGFAGRLVDWAQTFLRTTIEIVRKPAGQRGFVVIPRRWAVERSLAWLTAHRRLARDYERHPATSEAMIRWAAINTMTRRLARGGPATRQQRRRFTPTTRSSQTRSKAVARAGSSRRSRASLKQGDDLFVECVGAVGDVIEEGASLIQAGCFSDRGSRRESGYTPRLSVTTRRVVLVWP; encoded by the coding sequence GTGGCCGAAGGGCGTGATCCCGAGCCGAGCGCGGGGATCATCGACTCCCAGAGCGTCAAAGGGTCCGACACCGTCGGCACCCAGTCGCGCGGCTACGATGCCGGGAAGAAGGTCAACGGCCGGAAGCGGTTCATCGTCACCGACACACTCGGGTTGCTGCTGACGGTGATGGTCTGCTCGGCCGGGCGCCAGGACCGTGACGGCGCGAAGACCGCGCTGCTCGGCGCCTACCTGGCCACCGCGGTGCGGTTCATCTTCGCCGACGCCGGCTTCGCCGGACGCCTGGTCGACTGGGCACAGACCTTCCTGCGCACAACGATCGAGATCGTGCGTAAACCCGCAGGCCAGCGAGGTTTCGTGGTCATCCCGCGCCGGTGGGCGGTCGAACGCAGCCTGGCGTGGCTGACCGCCCACCGCCGGCTGGCCCGCGACTACGAACGCCACCCGGCCACCTCCGAAGCCATGATCCGCTGGGCCGCGATCAACACCATGACCCGCCGCCTCGCCCGCGGCGGACCCGCCACCCGGCAGCAACGACGCAGGTTCACGCCTACAACCCGATCTTCTCAAACACGCTCTAAGGCTGTTGCTCGGGCAGGTTCTTCACGGCGATCACGGGCTTCCCTCAAGCAGGGCGATGATCTGTTCGTTGAGTGCGTCGGCGCTGTCGGCGACGTCATCGAGGAGGGTGCGAGCCTCATCCAGGCTGGGTGCTTCTCGGACCGCGGTAGTCGGCGCGAGAGCGGCTACACTCCACGCCTGAGCGTGACGACTCGGCGTGTCGTGCTCGTATGGCCGTGA
- a CDS encoding ParA family protein has translation MTAASTRSAWEALERQQQGGPVQLRWPEDLGTVVLAIDSEKGGVGKSSLAGGLVAVMAAAGHDVLAVDLDPRATLTAELDAATPEGDAGLPGVNDLLYEDQNIDPGELPELRGLAEQAVRPAGPQWGEQVQVLAAERALAHRESDLTTPNLEHRLALSLEGFKKRFRLVVIDLPPRAGGKLVGAGLLAATHVLFPGTLDEDGLIGVQDARKTAQRIARAHPATLRPVGVLRNIIEPRTRLAELSDQRFVDGFDDVLDVVVPKRIVRREARTACVPITTATTRDAQDLTNAYTLVLNAIAEVR, from the coding sequence GTGACTGCAGCATCGACACGGAGCGCCTGGGAGGCGCTGGAACGCCAGCAGCAGGGCGGACCGGTCCAGCTGCGCTGGCCGGAGGACCTCGGCACCGTGGTGCTGGCGATCGACAGCGAGAAGGGCGGGGTCGGAAAGTCCTCACTCGCCGGCGGCTTGGTCGCTGTCATGGCGGCCGCAGGCCATGACGTCCTGGCCGTGGACCTCGACCCGCGCGCGACCCTGACCGCCGAGCTCGACGCGGCGACACCCGAGGGCGACGCAGGACTCCCCGGGGTCAACGACCTGCTCTACGAGGACCAGAACATCGACCCGGGCGAGCTGCCTGAGCTGCGTGGCCTGGCCGAGCAGGCCGTACGTCCGGCCGGACCCCAGTGGGGCGAGCAGGTCCAGGTCCTGGCCGCCGAGCGAGCCCTGGCCCATCGCGAGTCCGACCTGACGACGCCCAACCTCGAGCACCGCCTGGCCCTGTCGCTGGAGGGCTTCAAGAAGCGGTTCCGGCTGGTGGTCATCGACCTGCCGCCGCGGGCCGGCGGCAAGCTCGTGGGCGCGGGCCTGCTCGCCGCCACCCACGTGCTGTTCCCCGGCACCCTCGACGAGGACGGCTTGATCGGCGTGCAGGACGCACGCAAGACCGCACAGCGGATCGCACGCGCGCATCCTGCGACGCTGCGCCCGGTCGGGGTCCTGCGGAACATCATCGAGCCCCGGACCCGGCTGGCTGAGCTGAGCGACCAGCGCTTCGTCGACGGCTTCGACGACGTCCTCGACGTCGTCGTGCCCAAACGCATCGTGCGCAGGGAGGCCCGCACCGCGTGCGTGCCGATCACCACCGCGACAACCCGAGACGCCCAGGACCTCACCAACGCCTACACGCTGGTGCTCAACGCGATTGCCGAGGTGCGCTGA
- a CDS encoding helix-turn-helix domain-containing protein — protein MATRSLTPGAEGIAGKLGGSVLAAIRSGVGMTQESLAELVRQAPSTVQAWESGRRPLARQSVQDQQRLLRHLRHQGASPALINVLVQAVFVDSIYTDMLAQEGDPHPLSLVVPDRTTTELLAWPLTGVVPRELRTAAPRLHVPAGVRSSVARELRQAADAVPSNDRGAMMRRQVKFLVAHDEESRGWVAEQVRSETRVGVDLRSWTPAWAVARSQAVASSHQGDLEPLRRFIAQALSNEQGIEANLNYWAYWVGESPEVWTEDSDMTHGRSDWLGDRLLESLLDGVAHAPYRELCIHALWSLLRWRRHLAGPAATKHRIGEAARLGMESDQLSPEARSRLEQVLYLAESG, from the coding sequence GTGGCGACTCGAAGCCTGACTCCCGGTGCGGAAGGCATCGCGGGCAAGCTCGGCGGCTCTGTGCTCGCCGCTATCCGCTCGGGCGTGGGTATGACACAGGAGAGCCTCGCCGAGCTCGTACGACAGGCCCCCAGCACTGTCCAGGCATGGGAGTCCGGACGGCGCCCACTGGCGCGACAGAGCGTTCAGGACCAGCAACGACTGCTACGGCATCTGCGCCACCAGGGCGCCTCGCCAGCCCTGATCAACGTTCTCGTCCAGGCGGTCTTCGTGGACTCGATCTACACGGACATGCTCGCGCAGGAGGGCGATCCGCATCCGCTCTCCTTGGTCGTCCCCGACCGGACGACAACGGAGCTGCTGGCGTGGCCACTCACCGGAGTGGTCCCTCGTGAACTGCGCACCGCGGCACCGCGTCTGCACGTGCCAGCGGGAGTCCGATCGTCGGTTGCCCGGGAGCTACGACAGGCGGCTGATGCCGTCCCCTCCAACGACCGCGGCGCGATGATGCGTCGTCAGGTGAAGTTCCTGGTCGCCCATGACGAGGAGAGCCGGGGCTGGGTGGCGGAGCAGGTTCGGTCTGAAACCCGGGTAGGAGTCGATCTCCGTTCGTGGACTCCGGCCTGGGCTGTCGCACGGTCTCAGGCTGTGGCCAGCAGCCACCAGGGGGATCTGGAGCCACTCCGCCGCTTCATCGCTCAGGCGCTCTCCAACGAGCAGGGAATCGAGGCGAACCTCAACTACTGGGCCTACTGGGTGGGGGAGTCACCCGAGGTCTGGACCGAGGACTCGGACATGACGCATGGCCGAAGCGATTGGCTCGGCGATCGTCTCCTGGAGTCACTCCTGGACGGCGTGGCGCACGCTCCGTACCGCGAGCTCTGCATCCATGCGCTCTGGTCGCTCCTGCGGTGGCGTCGGCATCTCGCAGGGCCCGCAGCGACGAAGCACCGGATCGGTGAAGCGGCCAGACTGGGTATGGAGAGCGATCAGCTCAGCCCCGAGGCCCGGAGCAGGCTGGAACAGGTCCTCTACCTCGCAGAAAGTGGATGA
- a CDS encoding HNH endonuclease family protein codes for MVTARPSARITASVTLTTAVLAAALLTAPHTETGATTTAPGAPPAAELITHTTDVPAGAGRGVPATELLAELVVRDDAAGAPGYDRDAFGASGWGDLDGDGCATRDEVLARDLTDVELDRDDCTVLSGTLDDPYTGDTIAFTRGRDTSDDVQIDHVVALADAWRAGADRLTDDERLALANDPANLAAVDGPTNNAKGDRTAERWLPPAAAAHCTYATTQIEIKTDYQLSVTRPEHDALAAALSSCTTPAIPDAAPAAPAPDQDTEISGPADGGLRPGTHVELDMPLVGRIVVTVGPDGVPALTTPGA; via the coding sequence ATGGTCACCGCTCGACCCTCCGCACGCATCACCGCGTCGGTCACCCTCACCACCGCCGTCCTGGCCGCGGCCCTGCTGACCGCGCCCCACACCGAGACCGGCGCCACCACCACCGCCCCCGGCGCCCCGCCCGCGGCCGAGCTCATCACCCACACCACCGACGTTCCGGCGGGCGCTGGGCGCGGGGTGCCGGCGACCGAGCTGCTCGCCGAGCTGGTCGTGCGCGACGACGCCGCCGGCGCCCCCGGCTACGACCGCGACGCCTTCGGCGCCTCGGGGTGGGGTGACCTCGACGGCGACGGCTGCGCCACCCGCGACGAGGTCCTCGCCCGCGACCTGACCGACGTCGAACTCGACCGCGACGACTGCACCGTCCTGTCCGGCACCCTCGACGACCCCTACACCGGCGACACGATCGCGTTCACCCGCGGCCGCGACACCAGCGACGACGTCCAGATCGACCACGTCGTCGCGCTCGCCGACGCCTGGCGCGCCGGCGCCGACCGGCTCACCGACGACGAACGGCTGGCCCTCGCCAACGACCCCGCCAACCTGGCCGCCGTCGACGGCCCCACCAACAACGCCAAGGGCGACCGCACTGCCGAGCGGTGGCTCCCGCCGGCCGCGGCCGCGCACTGCACCTACGCAACCACCCAGATCGAGATCAAGACCGACTACCAGCTCTCGGTCACCCGCCCCGAGCACGACGCGCTGGCCGCCGCGCTGAGCAGCTGCACCACCCCGGCCATCCCAGACGCAGCACCGGCCGCCCCGGCCCCCGACCAGGACACCGAGATCAGCGGCCCGGCCGACGGCGGGCTGCGCCCGGGGACCCACGTCGAGCTGGACATGCCGCTGGTCGGCCGGATCGTGGTCACTGTCGGCCCGGACGGCGTCCCGGCCCTGACCACCCCGGGAGCCTGA